One Actinoplanes missouriensis 431 DNA segment encodes these proteins:
- the mftB gene encoding mycofactocin biosynthesis chaperone MftB (MftB, a small protein, is a peptide chaperone that assists the radical SAM enzyme MftC in performing two modifications to the C-terminal Val-Tyr dipeptide of the mycofactocin precursor peptide, MftA. MftB's role is analogous to the role of PqqD in the biosynthesis of PQQ, a cofactor that derives entirely from a Tyr and a Glu in the precursor PqqA.), with product MRPVTAAVLDLDRAWDLHPQVSVRPEPFGALLYHFSTRQLSFLKERRLLTIVQNLEKSDTARAACHAAGVTEDDLPRYARALAALARSSMLAERNLTP from the coding sequence ATGCGACCCGTGACGGCGGCCGTCCTGGACCTCGACCGCGCCTGGGACCTGCACCCGCAGGTCTCGGTGCGGCCCGAGCCGTTCGGCGCCCTGCTCTACCACTTCAGCACCAGGCAACTGTCCTTCTTGAAAGAACGCCGGCTGCTGACGATCGTGCAGAACCTCGAGAAATCCGACACCGCCCGCGCCGCCTGCCACGCCGCCGGCGTCACCGAGGACGACCTGCCCCGTTACGCGCGAGCACTCGCCGCGCTCGCCAGATCGTCCATGCTCGCCGAAAGGAACCTCACCCCATGA
- the mftA gene encoding mycofactocin precursor MftA (Mycofactocin is a small molecule electron carrier derived from the final two amino acids, Val-Tyr, of MftA, the mycofactocin precursor. It plays a role in redox homeostasis and the metabolism of alcohols and aldehydes in Actinobacteria, including Mycobacterium tuberculosis.), which translates to MDDTQTPQPAPDTSVETTPVDSLVETDELIEEVSIDGMCGVY; encoded by the coding sequence ATGGACGACACACAGACCCCGCAGCCGGCACCCGACACCAGCGTCGAGACGACCCCGGTCGACTCCCTCGTCGAGACCGACGAGCTGATCGAAGAGGTCTCCATCGACGGCATGTGCGGCGTCTACTGA
- a CDS encoding LLM class flavin-dependent oxidoreductase, which translates to MEIGLFYAYQLPDTTPSEGFEWDLQTARWADGYGLTEAWFSEHYTVGYERWCSPELQIAAVARETTSLRLGTGANLIPYHHPVALAYRLMMLDHMTKGRLMVGFGAGGFSTDAHLFGTQMPAQNHEMLEEGQQLIRQIWANEGEALKVAGKHFSVDIPALEQPLHLGSHWRPYQPGGPRVAVAGFTPASSTIREGGARGDIPMSIAFTNEYLASHWAAYCEGAARTGVTPNREDWRIVRDVVVADTDEAAWELAYSEPYRRVYEEWVIPHNMPMLLKMMPGVRPEDITFEAFSQGWIVGSPETVTEALVAEQQLTGGFGKLLVHNMDFHREPDGYRRHLELLGTVVAPAVTERTAALFAAK; encoded by the coding sequence ATGGAGATCGGCCTTTTCTACGCCTACCAGTTGCCGGACACGACGCCCTCGGAAGGGTTCGAGTGGGATCTGCAGACCGCCCGGTGGGCTGACGGCTACGGCTTGACCGAGGCGTGGTTCTCCGAGCACTACACCGTCGGGTACGAGCGGTGGTGCTCGCCCGAGCTGCAGATCGCCGCGGTCGCCCGCGAGACGACCTCCCTGCGGCTGGGCACGGGCGCGAACCTGATCCCGTACCACCACCCGGTCGCCCTCGCGTACCGGCTGATGATGCTCGACCACATGACCAAGGGCCGGCTGATGGTCGGGTTCGGCGCCGGCGGCTTCTCGACCGACGCGCACCTGTTCGGCACGCAGATGCCGGCCCAGAACCACGAGATGCTGGAGGAGGGGCAGCAGCTCATCCGCCAGATCTGGGCCAACGAGGGCGAAGCGCTGAAGGTCGCCGGCAAGCACTTCTCGGTGGACATCCCCGCGCTGGAGCAGCCGCTGCATCTCGGTAGCCACTGGCGGCCGTATCAGCCGGGTGGCCCGCGGGTGGCGGTCGCCGGGTTCACCCCGGCGTCGTCGACCATCCGCGAGGGCGGTGCCCGCGGTGACATCCCGATGTCGATCGCCTTCACCAACGAGTACCTGGCCAGCCACTGGGCGGCGTACTGCGAGGGGGCGGCCCGCACCGGCGTGACGCCGAACCGGGAGGACTGGCGCATCGTGCGGGACGTGGTGGTGGCCGACACCGACGAGGCCGCGTGGGAGCTGGCGTACTCGGAGCCGTACCGGCGTGTCTACGAGGAGTGGGTGATCCCGCACAACATGCCCATGCTGCTGAAGATGATGCCGGGGGTGCGGCCGGAGGACATCACCTTCGAGGCCTTCAGCCAGGGCTGGATCGTGGGCTCGCCGGAGACCGTGACCGAGGCGCTGGTCGCCGAGCAGCAGCTGACCGGCGGGTTCGGCAAACTCCTGGTCCACAACATGGACTTCCACCGTGAGCCGGACGGCTACCGGCGACACCTCGAGCTGCTCGGCACCGTGGTCGCCCCGGCCGTCACCGAGCGCACTGCTGCCCTGTTCGCCGCCAAGTGA